From Micromonospora echinospora:
TAGAGCATCACCCGACCCGGACGGAGAGACCATGAGCGAGGCCACCGCCGGCCTGCACCGCGCCGACAGCCACGACGTCATCCGCGTCCTCGGCGCCCGCGAGAACAACCTGCGCCACGTCGACGTCGAACTGCCCAAACGCCGCCTCACCGTCTTCACCGGCGTCTCCGGCTCCGGCAAGAGCTCACTGGTCTTCGGCACCATCGCCGCCGAGTCGCAGCGCCTGATCAACGAGACCTACAGCGCCTTCGTCCAGGGCTTCATGCCCACCCTGTCCCGGCCCGAGGTCGACGTCCTGGAGGGCCTCACCACTGCCATCATCGTCGACCAGGAACGCATGGGCGCCGACCCGCGCTCCACAGTCGGCACCGCCACCGACGTCAACGCGATGCTGCGCATCCTGTTCAGCCGTCTCGGCGATCCCCACATCGGCCCGCCCAACGCCTACTCGTTCAACGTCCCCTCCGTACGCGCGGCCGGCGCCATCACCGTCGAGCGCGGCCCCGGCAAGACCCAGACCAAGAAGGGCACCTTCAACCGCCTCGGCGGCATGTGCCCCCGCTGCGAGGGCCGCGGCGCGGTCACCGACTTCGACCTGACCGTCCTCTACGACGAGAAGTTGTCCCTCAACGAGGGCGCCATCACCATCCCCGGCTACAGCATGGAGGGCTGGTACGGCCGTATCTTCCGCTCCAGCGGACTGTTCGACCCGGACAAGCCGATCCGCGACTACACCAAGCGCGAGCTGAGCGACCTGCTCCACAAGGAACCCACTAAGATCAAGGTCGACGGCATCAACGTCACCTACACCGGCCTCGTCCCGGCCATCCAGAAGTCGATGCTCGCCAAGGACGTCGACGCCATGCAGCCGCACATCCGCGCCTTCGTCGAACGAGCTGTCACGTTCACCTCCTGCCCCGAATGCGACGGCACCCGCCTGAGCCCCGAGGCCCGCTCCTCGAAGATCAACGGCATCAGCATCGCCGACGCCTGCGCCATGCAGATCAGCGACCTCGCCACCTGGGTACGCGACCTGCGCGAACCCTCCGTCGGCCCGCTGCTCACCGCGCTGGGGGACACCCTCGACTCGTTCGTCGAGATCGGCCTCGGCTACCTCAGCCTCGACCGGCCCGCCGGCACCCTCTCCGGCGGCGAGGCCCAGCGCACCAAGATGATCCGCCACCTCGGCTCGTCCCTCACCGACGTCACCTACGTCTTCGACGAACCCACCATCGGCCTGCACCCGCACGACATCGCACGCATGAACAACCTCCTGCTGCAACTGCGCGACAAGGGCAACACCGTCCTCGTCGTCGAACACAAACCCGAGACCATCGCCATTGCCGACCACGTCGTCGACCTCGGCCCCGGCGCCGGCACCGCCGGCGGCACCATCTGCTACGAAGGCACCGTCGCCGGCCTGCGCGCCAGCGGCACCACCACCGGCCGCCACCTCGACGACCGCGCCACCCTCAAGGACAAGCTGCGTACGCCCACCGGCGCCCTGCCGATCCGCGGCGCCCGCACCCACAACCTGCGCGACGTCGACGTCGACATCCCCCTCGGTGTCCTGGTCGTCGTCACCGGCGTCGCCGGCTCCGGCAAGAGCAGCCTCATCCACGGCTCACTGGCCAAACGCGAGGACGTCGTCAGCGTCGACCAGACCGCCATCCGTGGCTCCCGCCGCAGCAACCCGGCCACCTACACCGGACTGCTCGACCCGATCCGCAAGGCGTTCGCCAAGGCCAACGGCGTCAAACCCGCCCTGTTCAGCGCCAACTCCGAGGGTGCCTGCCCGACCTGCAACGGCGCCGGCGTCATCTACACCGACCTGGGCATGATGGCCGGCGTCGCCAGCACCTGCGAGGACTGCGAAGGCAAACGGTTCCAGCCCGCCGTACTCGACTACCACCTCGGCGGACGCGACATCAGCCAGGTCCTCGCCATGTCCGTCGACGAGGCCGAGACGTTCTTCAGCGACGGTGAGGCCCGCACCCCGGCCGCCCACGCCATCCTCGACCGGCTCGCCGACGTCGGCCTCGGCTACCTCACGCTCGGCCAGCCGCTGACCACGCTGTCCGGCGGGGAACGCCAGCGGCTCAAGCTCGCCACCCGGATGGGGGACAAGGGCGGCGTGTACGTCCTCGACGAACCCACCACCGGCCTGCACCTGGCCGACGTCGCCCAACTGCTCGGCCTGCTCGACCGGCTCGTCGACGCGGGCAAGTCCGTCATCGTGATCGAGCACCACCAGGCGGTCATGGCACACGCCGACTGGATCATCGACCTCGGGCCGGGCGCCGGTCACGACGGCGGACGGATCGTCTACGAAGGCACCCCGGCCGACCTGGTGGCCGCCCGGTCCACGCTCACCGGCGAACACCTCGCCGACTACGTCGGCGCGTGAGCGCCACACCGGACCTCAGCGGGACAGGCCGGCCATCCGGGCCGGCGGCGCCGTACCGGGCTCCACCAGGCCGCACTGGTACGCGGCCACCACCGCGTGCGTCCGGTCCCGCATCCCCAGCTTCGTCAGGACCCGGCTGACGTGGGTCTTGACCGTCGCGTCGCCGAGCACGAGATGCTCGGCGATCTCCCGGTTCGACATCCCGTACGCCATCAGCACCAGCACCTCCCGTTCCCGCGGCGTGAGCCCGCGCATCTGCACCGGGGTGGGCAGCCCCGGGTCGGGCCGGGCGGCGAGGTCGTCGAGCAGCCGCCGGGCCACCGCCGGATCCAGCCACGCCTCCCCGGCGGCCACCGCCCGGATCGCCGACACCAGCTCGGCGGGCGCGGCGTCCTTGAGCACGAAGCCGGAAGCGCCCGCCCGCAACGCGGCGTGCACCGCCTCGTCCACGTGGTACGTGGTCAGCATGATGATCCGTACCGGCCGCTCCGGGTCGTCGATGAGCTGCTCGTCGGCCATCAGCTTCGTCGCGGCGAGTCCGTCGGTGCCGGGCATCCGCACGTCCATCAGCACCACGTCCGGGCGCAGCCGGCGACTGATCTCGACGGCCTGCGCCCCGTCGTCGGCCTCGGCGACGACCTCGATGTCAGGCTCGTTGGTGAGCAGCATCGCGAGTCCCGCCCGTACGAGCGGCTGGTCGTCGGCGAGCAGCACCCGGATCATGAAGGCTCCCGTCGTCGGCGGCCGTGACAGTGGCCCCACCACATGATCATCGACGTCGACGCCGTCGGCCAGCCCGATGTCGCACAGCGGACACGCGTTCACCCGACAGCCGGCGCCCCGCCGTCACCGGAGGCCGCCACGAGGTCGCCGCGCTGCGCGACCGGCAGCGTCGCGCTCACCCGGAACCCGCCCTCGGGACGCGGCCCGGCGACCAGGCGACCGCCGACGCGCTCCAGCCGTTCGGCGAGGCTGGCCAGCCCGTTGCCGGTGGACAGTCCCGCCGCCGACGCGCCCGGGTCGCGGTCCGTGCCGTCGTCGTCGACGCGCAGCAACAGCACCCGCTCCTGCCAGCCGAAATGAACAGTCGCGCAGGCCCGCCGGCCGACGTGCTTGAGCGTGTTCGTCAGGCTCTCCTGCACCGTCCGGTACGCCGCCAGCTCGATACTCGGATCCAGCGGCCGGGCACTGCCGGACACCGACATCGTCACGGTGAGCCCCGCGCACCGCATCGACGTCAGCAGCACCTCGATGTCGTCCAGCCGCGGCTGCGGGCCAGGCTCACCGTCGGCCGCCGGGCCCGACTCGGCGCGCATCACCGCCAGCAGCCGGCGCAACTCCGCCATCGCCTGCTGCCCGGCCTGCTGGATGTGCAGCAGCGCCTCCCGGGTCCGCTCCGGATCGGACGCGCTGATCCGCGCCGCCCCGGCGGCCTGCAGCACCATCACGGTCACCGAGTGGGACACCACGTCGTGCAACTCCGCGGCGATGCGGCGACGCTCCAACGCGACCGCCTCCGCCCGGGCCACACGCCGCTCCCGTTCCAGCTGGGCCACCCGCCGCCGGTGCCGCCGCACCACCGACCCGGCGGTCCACGCGGCCGCGTAGATGAGCGCGAACATCAGCGCGGTGACCACGAACTCCCCGGCCCGCGCGCCCGGGTTCGGCTCCACCCGGAACGAGTCGAACGCGCTGAGCAGGCTCCGCGCGCACGCCGCCGCGTACGCCGCCGCCGACACCACCAGCGGCCGCAACGCCGCCACCGTGTACAGGGCCACGATCAGGCCCACCCACGGCCGGTAGTCGTGCACCAGGAACCACATCGCCACGCCGTGCACGCACTCGAAGGCGAACACCGTGACCGGCGCCCGGGCCCGCCACCACAGGGCGCCGACCGACAGCACCGCGGCGAGCACCTGCAGCCACTGCCGGGCCGGGCCGACCGGCTCGCTCTGGATCACCACGGACGACGCCGTGAACAGGTCGAGCAGGCCCAGCACCGGCAGCAGCAGAAGATCGTGACGCCACCAACTCGCCGCCCGCGCCGGGGCAGACGGCGCCACCGCACCGGTCACCGAGGTCATCGGCGGGCTAGGAGTTTTCGGCGGGGCAGCCGATCCCGAACAACCGGCACGTCCAGGACAGCGGAGAACCGTCGTCGTCACCGCCGCCGTCACCGTCGGGCGGCGGCGTGGCCGCGCTCACCCGGTGCGTGGTCACCGGCACCGCCGGCCGCCCCGGCTCACCCGCGCGGCCCGCCCCGGCCAGCACCACCGTCGCCACGACGTCGGCCGCGGCGTCCGCGGCCACCCGCCACCGCCCGTCCGCGTCGTCGGCGAGCATCGCCAGCACCCGCCGCACCGCCGAGGCGTCCGTGCCGTAGCCACCCGGAACCGTCGCGCCGGCGAGGGAAACCATCAGCAGGTCCGCCTCGTCACGGTGCAGCACCGACACCTCCGCGACAGTGAGTGACCGCGCATCCCCGCCGGCCACACCCACCAGGCGCACCGCGTCACCGGACCGGGCCCGGCCCGCACCGACTGTCCTCAGCAGACAACGCCGACCGTCCAGCGGCACCCCACGCGCGACTGTCACCCACCCGGCCGGCCGCTCCGCCTGCAGGAACACCACCACCGGCGGCGACTGGACCTCGGTTCTCATCACGGACCTCCACAGAAGGAATTGCGGGCGAACAGCCCGCGTACGCGAGAAATTCTGGCCCACACCGGCCCGCCGGACGTCCCCGTACCGGGTGACATCCGGTGTCCACTTCCAGACGGACCCCCGGCGCCCGGCACCGAGCCGGGACGGACCCCGAACCTCGCCCCACGGCCGGACGCCAGGACCAGCCGGTGACCACCACGATGGAACCAGTCCGGACGACGGCGGCAACACACCGAACGCCCCGGACACCCTTCCCAACCCGTCACGGCCACGAGGTTTGCCATGCCCACGCCCGGTGCGTTCCTGATCGCCGACCCGGTCCACGTCGACTCACCGGCGCACGTCGCCGACACGGCGAGCCGGTTCCCGCTGGCCGACCAGACCCCGCCCGACGGCTGGCGCGTCGCCGAACACGGCGGCTGGATCATGTGGCACCCGCCGCAGGCACAGCTGCCCCAGCAGGGCTGGAAGGTGCACGTCTCGGTGAACCTCGACGACGCCGCCGACGCCCTCGACCTGGTACGCGAGCACTGCGTCCGCCACCGGGTCGCCTTCAAGTTCCAGCGCAGCCGCCGCCTCGCCCTGGTCAACAACGAGAAGTACGCCCACCGCGCCGGCAGCGGCAAACTCGCCGCCCTCTACCCGGCCGACGACACCGCCCTGCGCCGCATCCTCGACGACCTCGGCGCCCAACTCGCTGGCTACCGCGGCCCGTACGTCCTCAGTGACCTGCGCTGGCACGACGGCCCCCTCTACCTGCGCTACGGCGGATTCGCCGAACTCTGGTGCGTCGACGGCGACCAGCCCGTCCCCGCCGTCACACGCCCCGACGGAACCCTCGTCCCCGACCGCCGCGAACCCGTCTTCACAGTGCCCGACTGGGCACCCGTACCCGACTTCGTCGCCGAACACATCGCCGCCGTCGACGCGCAGACCGACGACGAACCGCCCTACCGCATCGAGGAAGCCCTGCACCACTCCAACGCCGGCGGCGTCTACCGCGCCACCGACCTGCGCGACGGCCGCACCGTCGTCCTGCGCGAAGCCCGCCCGCACGCCGGCCTCGACGGCGCCGGCACCGACGCGCTCACCCGCCTACGCCGCGAGGAGACCATGCTGCGTCGGCTCGCCGGCCTCGACTGCGTCCCACAACTGCTCGACCGCCTCACCTGGTGGGAACACCAGTTCCTGGTCGAGGAGCACATCGAGGGCGACACCCTCCAGCACCACCTCGCCATGCGGCACCCGCTGATCCACCCCGACCCCACCCACCAGGACCTGACCGACTACACCACCTGGGCACTCGACGTCATCGACCAGGTCGAAGCCGCCCTTGCCCAGGTACACGCCAGGGGAGTGGTCTTCGGCGACCTGCACACCGCCAACGTCATGATCCGCCCCGACGGCCGCGTCGTGCTCGTCGACTTCGAACAGGCGTACCTGACCGACGAGGACTTCACCCCGTCACTGGGCGACCCCGGCTTCGCCACACCCCGGATCCGCCGCGGCCCCGCCGTCGACACCTACGCGCTCGCCTGCCTACGCCTCGCCGTCTTCGTACCGCTGACACCACTCGCCGCGCTGTGCGACGAAAAGTTCGACGACCTCCTCACAGTCGCCCGACGCTTCCCACTACCGCCCGGCTACCTCGACCGCATCCGCGACGACCTGCACACCGCACTGAACCCGCCCACGTCCGCACCCGACCGCCGCCGCGTCACCCGCTACCCCTGGCCCGCCGACCAACGCCGCCTGATCGAATCACTGGCCGCCGGCATCCGCGCCACCGCCACACCACACCGCACCGACCGGCTCTTCCCCGGCGACCCCGGCCAGTTCCCGCACGGCGGCGCCACCCTCGCGCACGGCGCCGCCGGCGTCATCTGGGCACTCGTCAACACCGGCGTCGACTACCCCGAACGCGACGAACACCTCGACTGGCTCACCCGCGCCGCCCGCCGCCTGCCCACCGCCCACCTCGGCCTCTACGACGGCCTGGCCGGCATCGCCGCGCTCCTGGACCGCACGGGACGCCACGACGACGCCGGTGAACTGCTCGACCGATGTCGCACCGGCCTCCACCACCGCTACGGCCCCGGCCTGCACAGCGGCCTCGCCGGCATCGGACTCGCCCTGCTCCGCCCCGGCAGACCCGCCCCCGACGACGCCCTGCACATCGGTGACCGACTCGCCCGCACCCTCACCGGCGACACGAAGCAACCCGTGCCCGAACCCGCACGCCCCGGCCTGCTCCACGGCTGGTCCGGCCCCGCGATCTTCCTCACCCGCCTCCACGAAGCCACCGGCGACCCCGCCTGGCTACGGGCCGCCCGCACCGCCCTGCGCCGCGACCTGCAGCACACCGTCCGCGACGACAACGGCAACCTCCACGTACGCGACGGCGCACGACGGCTGTTCTACCTCGACGAAGGCAGCGCCGGCATCGCCGTCGCCGCCCACACACTGCTCCGCCACGGCGAACGCCAGTGGCTTCGCGACGTCGTCACCACCGTCCGCCGCACCATCGACGTCGAGTTCGTCCTGCTGCCCGGTCTCTTCCATGGCCGCGCCGGACTGCTCGCCACCACCGCCCTGCTCACCGACGGCCCGCCGCGCACCACCCCGCACGGTCCCGTCGGACTCGTCCGCGACGACGCGCCCCACCACACCCCGGCCCACCTGGCCCGGCTCGCCTGGCACGCCTACGCCCTCGACGGCCGGCTCGCGTTCCCCGGCGACACCCTGCTGCGCATCTCCACCGACCTCGCCGCCGGCGGCGCCGGAATCCTGTCCGCGATACACGCCGCGCTGCACCACACCGCAGTGACGCTGCCCTTCCTCGACGCCCCCACCCACGTCGCGCCCACCGGCCACCTCCTCGCCGCGAGCTGAGACCCGGCCGGCGCCCACAGACCCCGTCGGAACCACCGACGGCCAACCCCACCACACCCGAGAAGGAGGTGAACCCCCATGACGAAGCTCCTCAACCTGCAGGCCATGGCCACGCAGAACGGCACCCGCCACGCGGTCCCGCCGCAGTCCAGCAGCATCAGCATCGCCTGCTGCAACGGCTGAGACGGCAGTGGCGAACGGGCCACCGGCCCCGGCCACACCTGATCCGCCTGGCGACCCGGGCGGGCGGCCACCGCCCGCCCGGGTCCGTCGTCAACCCGCCCCACAGCCGGTGGAGCCGACCTCCCGCCCGCCACCACGCCCACGGAGCCCTCATGCCGCCCACCGGCCTGCGACACAACCGCGACTTCCTCCTCATCACCGTCGCCCGCACCGCGTCGAAACTCGGCACCCAGGTCACCGCCGTCGCCACGCCGCTCCTCGTGCTGCTGACCACCGGCTCCGCCACCGACGCCGGCCTCGTCGCCTTCGCCGAAGGAATCGCCCTGGTCCTCGTACTCCTGCCCGCCGGCCTGCTCGCCGACCGCCGCGACCGGCGCATCCTCATGCTCTGCTGCGACGGCGGCGCGCTGCTCGCCGTCGCCGGCGTCACAGTGCTCGCCCTCGTCGGACACGCGCCAGTCCTGCTGATCGCCGTCCTCGCCGCCGCCACCGCCGGTCTCGGCGCCGCCCTGCAACCCGCCGCCGCGGCGGCCACCCGCGCCGTCGTCCCGGCACGGGACCTGCGTACGGCCACCGTGTTCAACGAAACCCGCAACGGCGTCGTACACCTGGCCGGCCCGCCGCTCGGCGGCTTCCTGTTCGGCCTCGCCCCGGCGCTGCCGTTCCTCGTCGACGCGATCTCGTACGCCGTCTCCCTGGTCGCTGTGGCCCTGCTACGCGGCCCGCTCGGCCGGTCCCTGACCAC
This genomic window contains:
- a CDS encoding ATP-binding cassette domain-containing protein: MSEATAGLHRADSHDVIRVLGARENNLRHVDVELPKRRLTVFTGVSGSGKSSLVFGTIAAESQRLINETYSAFVQGFMPTLSRPEVDVLEGLTTAIIVDQERMGADPRSTVGTATDVNAMLRILFSRLGDPHIGPPNAYSFNVPSVRAAGAITVERGPGKTQTKKGTFNRLGGMCPRCEGRGAVTDFDLTVLYDEKLSLNEGAITIPGYSMEGWYGRIFRSSGLFDPDKPIRDYTKRELSDLLHKEPTKIKVDGINVTYTGLVPAIQKSMLAKDVDAMQPHIRAFVERAVTFTSCPECDGTRLSPEARSSKINGISIADACAMQISDLATWVRDLREPSVGPLLTALGDTLDSFVEIGLGYLSLDRPAGTLSGGEAQRTKMIRHLGSSLTDVTYVFDEPTIGLHPHDIARMNNLLLQLRDKGNTVLVVEHKPETIAIADHVVDLGPGAGTAGGTICYEGTVAGLRASGTTTGRHLDDRATLKDKLRTPTGALPIRGARTHNLRDVDVDIPLGVLVVVTGVAGSGKSSLIHGSLAKREDVVSVDQTAIRGSRRSNPATYTGLLDPIRKAFAKANGVKPALFSANSEGACPTCNGAGVIYTDLGMMAGVASTCEDCEGKRFQPAVLDYHLGGRDISQVLAMSVDEAETFFSDGEARTPAAHAILDRLADVGLGYLTLGQPLTTLSGGERQRLKLATRMGDKGGVYVLDEPTTGLHLADVAQLLGLLDRLVDAGKSVIVIEHHQAVMAHADWIIDLGPGAGHDGGRIVYEGTPADLVAARSTLTGEHLADYVGA
- a CDS encoding response regulator, whose product is MIRVLLADDQPLVRAGLAMLLTNEPDIEVVAEADDGAQAVEISRRLRPDVVLMDVRMPGTDGLAATKLMADEQLIDDPERPVRIIMLTTYHVDEAVHAALRAGASGFVLKDAAPAELVSAIRAVAAGEAWLDPAVARRLLDDLAARPDPGLPTPVQMRGLTPREREVLVLMAYGMSNREIAEHLVLGDATVKTHVSRVLTKLGMRDRTHAVVAAYQCGLVEPGTAPPARMAGLSR
- a CDS encoding sensor histidine kinase, with product MTSVTGAVAPSAPARAASWWRHDLLLLPVLGLLDLFTASSVVIQSEPVGPARQWLQVLAAVLSVGALWWRARAPVTVFAFECVHGVAMWFLVHDYRPWVGLIVALYTVAALRPLVVSAAAYAAACARSLLSAFDSFRVEPNPGARAGEFVVTALMFALIYAAAWTAGSVVRRHRRRVAQLERERRVARAEAVALERRRIAAELHDVVSHSVTVMVLQAAGAARISASDPERTREALLHIQQAGQQAMAELRRLLAVMRAESGPAADGEPGPQPRLDDIEVLLTSMRCAGLTVTMSVSGSARPLDPSIELAAYRTVQESLTNTLKHVGRRACATVHFGWQERVLLLRVDDDGTDRDPGASAAGLSTGNGLASLAERLERVGGRLVAGPRPEGGFRVSATLPVAQRGDLVAASGDGGAPAVG
- the lanKC gene encoding class III lanthionine synthetase LanKC, yielding MPTPGAFLIADPVHVDSPAHVADTASRFPLADQTPPDGWRVAEHGGWIMWHPPQAQLPQQGWKVHVSVNLDDAADALDLVREHCVRHRVAFKFQRSRRLALVNNEKYAHRAGSGKLAALYPADDTALRRILDDLGAQLAGYRGPYVLSDLRWHDGPLYLRYGGFAELWCVDGDQPVPAVTRPDGTLVPDRREPVFTVPDWAPVPDFVAEHIAAVDAQTDDEPPYRIEEALHHSNAGGVYRATDLRDGRTVVLREARPHAGLDGAGTDALTRLRREETMLRRLAGLDCVPQLLDRLTWWEHQFLVEEHIEGDTLQHHLAMRHPLIHPDPTHQDLTDYTTWALDVIDQVEAALAQVHARGVVFGDLHTANVMIRPDGRVVLVDFEQAYLTDEDFTPSLGDPGFATPRIRRGPAVDTYALACLRLAVFVPLTPLAALCDEKFDDLLTVARRFPLPPGYLDRIRDDLHTALNPPTSAPDRRRVTRYPWPADQRRLIESLAAGIRATATPHRTDRLFPGDPGQFPHGGATLAHGAAGVIWALVNTGVDYPERDEHLDWLTRAARRLPTAHLGLYDGLAGIAALLDRTGRHDDAGELLDRCRTGLHHRYGPGLHSGLAGIGLALLRPGRPAPDDALHIGDRLARTLTGDTKQPVPEPARPGLLHGWSGPAIFLTRLHEATGDPAWLRAARTALRRDLQHTVRDDNGNLHVRDGARRLFYLDEGSAGIAVAAHTLLRHGERQWLRDVVTTVRRTIDVEFVLLPGLFHGRAGLLATTALLTDGPPRTTPHGPVGLVRDDAPHHTPAHLARLAWHAYALDGRLAFPGDTLLRISTDLAAGGAGILSAIHAALHHTAVTLPFLDAPTHVAPTGHLLAAS